A window from Leishmania mexicana MHOM/GT/2001/U1103 complete genome, chromosome 33 encodes these proteins:
- a CDS encoding putative eukaryotic translation initiation factor 2-alpha kinase precursor, with protein MPQDARLQPFSFVGIEAAVRREQRRRSAGKRSGKQGGSLTRFVLFLFLGALVLCSVCRSQAQSVPFDPARDVGADETLSNAASARSVALRYTFPGSSLALLVTESGYLHAYDLERGHHAWCADAGGDMITVTIDVPPSKEAMLRDPLALPFLVRGNSLFTRVPFFTYSHLDSVDAIERLEGLPPSLRSYFFMNISTLLRRQTLFLGGTDVYVTTSVQVADLDASTGRPVGGRETPSQAFCSSNATRSPPRGDSTPASHRVPHNELLPLLHIVRYNIVLHVVRSGEYSWSISLSQLRMSPRAVIQSSFPSHFSAHNPADTSSSVPTDDDSEHTPRFFSQFMRNMFDYDDEHVVNVAYRRAADQQADPKPAARTSTAMMSNWQRTHTQTADYISRVLSVHQLNATHVSLRSVHDGSTAWTSTLPHVAREPSADEPSSTASSSNATSTLIAAYVWVSGADDIFRVPVLRSAFGGLAEEAKQLRISMEADARGDAFTDLPRLTSASLAGALVPTTHTAGGMQLLTVMQSRGSRRGSCRDSGACGEWTTDDIEADEREETELAAYYHQCSWWETPPLSWPLLAGAFNGESGAVTFQAIDSATSSRTVTGTSGVYSSENPLLGFGSSGAVIKTGLAWRTAAFISFHVLCLAGSIAFLCAGVPPRGQLQRAWAQADRNRDRVSQTSSSHQQSTQLLPQDLLSPHGGRGTPFNLILDSLSMDTLGLGPIPTASASIATVSLPHSDDSLQEQMRQHQFGHLSRSPPHSPCVYPTPEQVRSLKYEESEKILPVTSTPATTTTKGTATSSKVGFGMTSSTTRQKVKTSETSVKKAAASSSSPADSSAADKPVASVLNSSSDDDTVDIDLGERWWLRAQFSPRQHASAPVLDETFSDRGSSYSRSQANTGTEEEGKLFQLHFKVLEKIGFGGEGSVFCVEHRVTHARYAIKAIHIHEQDEERVVQEAVLHSSFDNANVVRFYFCWIEDIAVSTANRLELCHHDEDGLDATSLAYSDNSLMVSTSDNTNGHRTDHDTASNAGDTYHMLFIQMEYFPRGTLADWLRLRTGFFRLEVLRYMKQIGEGLAYLHNQDVVHHDLKPTNIFVSNDNILKIGDFGLAKRRGNANGNAGDLASNVAGGQQERSVVGGSPLYSSPEQTRGEPVNKPSDIFSLGIIAVEMLCTFTTLHERIRILTDAHQLILPEELEAEFPDEAQLIKSMLAANPLQRPPIRKLLRQINKLIVALEAQESDEEAEKLPSPTPLDGAERSESRNGNYKATISALVDDSATAMASRKTDNIPLSTSVAAASSSGGRPVATDLASSGHVDSLVEVQDSFPSPLREPKSHVGSLPVFPSEAATGTSVAEASPMAVTTSAHDSDAASVGKHIPSRGDSLASLHAPAMVKRGNTYHHRRRGSTSPNMEAEISRLQISEMVAPGSASRQEFFANDPYGLPTTPVMYTEDADLSTILKRDLQDRTVSAPD; from the coding sequence ATGCCACAGGATGCACGTCTCCAGCCTTTCTCGTTCGTTGGAATCGAAGCCGCGGTGAGGCGcgagcagaggcggcggagcgcgGGGAAGCGCTCGGGCAAACAGGGCGGATCGCTTACGCGATTtgttctcttcctctttttgGGTGCACTCGTGCTATGCTCAGTGTGCCGCTCCCAAGCCCAGTCTGTTCCCTTCGACCCTGCGCGGGACGTCGGAGCGGACGAGACACTCTCCAACGCAGCATCCGCGCGGAGTGTGGCACTTCGCTACACCTTCCCCGGCAGCAGTTTGGCGCTTCTAGTGACGGAGAGCGGTTATCTGCACGCCTATGATCTGGAGCGTGGCCACCATGCGTGGTGCGCCGACGCTGGGGGTGACATGATCACCGTGACAATAGACGTGCCGCCGTCTAAGGAAGCGATGCTGCGGGATCCACTAGCGCTTCCGTTTCTTGTGCGTGGCAACAGTCTATTTACACGCGTTCCGTTCTTCACGTACAGTCATCTAGACTCCGTGGATGCAATTGAGCGGCTCGAAGGGCTACCGCCGTCCCTCCGGTCCTACTTCTTTATGAACATCTCAACGCTTCTGAGGCGGCAGACACTCTTTTTGGGTGGCACCGATGTGTACGTGACGACCTCAGTACAAGTGGCGGATCTCGACGCAAGTACAGGGCGCCCTGTTGGGGGCCGGGAAACTCCATCGCAGGCTTtttgcagcagcaacgccacCAGAAGTCCACCACGCGGCGACTCAACGCCAGCGTCTCACCGCGTCCCGCACAATGAGCTTCTTCCTCTACTGCACATTGTCCGCTACAACATTGTTTTGCACGTGGTGAGGTCAGGCGAGTACAGCTGGTcaatctctctctcgcagctgcgcatgtCGCCTCGTGCAGTCATTCAGTCGAGCTTTCCGTCGCACTTTTCCGCACATAACCCAGCCGATACCTCGTCGTCGGTTCCTAcggacgacgacagcgagcACACGCCACGCTTCTTCTCGCAGTTTATGCGCAACATGTTCGACTACGATGACGAGCATGTCGTGAATGTGGCCTACAGGCGTGCTGCAGATCAACAGGCCGACCCGAAGCCCGCCGCGCGgacgtcgacggcgatgatgagCAACTGGCAGCGCACCCATACTCAGACTGCCGATTACATCAGCCGCGTACTCAGTGTACACCAGCTCAATGCAACTCATGTCAGTCTTCGAAGCGTCCACGATGGCAGCACGGCCTGGACATCGACTTTGCCGCATGTGGCGCGCGAGCCTTCTGCAGACGAGCCAAGTTCGACGGCGTCATCCTCGAATGCAACCTCCACTTTGATCGCTGCATATGTGTGGGTAAGTGGCGCGGATGATATTTTCCGCGTTCCAGTGCTACGCTCGGCCTTCGGCGGCTTGGCAGAAGAGGCGAAACAGCTTCGCATATCCATGGAGGCGGATGCGAGAGGCGACGCATTTACAGATCTGCCGCGGCTCACATCTGCTTCGCTCGCTGGGGCTCTGGTGCCCACAACGCATACCGCCGGCGGTATGCAACTCTTGACAGTTATGCAAAGCCGTGGTTCAAGGCGTGGTAGCTgtcgcgacagcggcgcatgTGGCGAGTGGACTACCGATGACATTGAGGCTGATGAGCGTGAGGAGACGGAACTCGCCGCGTACTACCATCAGTGCAGCTGGTGGGAGACGCCGCCTCTTTCCTGGCCGTTGCTGGCGGGGGCATTCAACGGAGAAAGTGGTGCAGTGACTTTCCAGGCTATCGACTCAGCGACATCGTCGAGAACGGTGACGGGCACGAGCGGCGTCTACTCTAGCGAGAACCCACTCTTGGGCTTCGGCAGCTCGGGTGCGGTGATTAAAACCGGCTTAGCttggcgcaccgccgcctttATCTCTTTTCACGTGCTCTGCCTCGCCGGTTCCATCGCGTTTTTGTGCGCCGGCGTGCCGCCACgggggcagctgcagcgcgcctgGGCCCAGGCGGACCGCAACCGTGACCGAGTCTCCCAGACGTCCTCCTCTCATCAACAATcaacgcagctgctcccgcAAGACCTCCTCTCCCCGCACGGCGGAAGAGGCACCCCGTTCAACCTCATACTGGATTCCTTGTCGATGGACACCCTTGGTTTGGGCCCTATACCGACAGCCTCTGCCTCCATAGCGACTGTGTCGCTTCCCCACTCAGACGACTCACTGCAGGAGCAGATGCGGCAACACCAGTTCGGGCACCTCAGCAGGTCCCCGCCACACTCGCCGTGTGTGTACCCGACGCCGGAGCAGGTGCGCTCCCTCAAATATGAGGAGAGTGAGAAGATCCTCCCTGTAACCAGTACCCCAGCGACCACAACGACCAAAGGCACCGCAACTTCATCAAAGGTGGGCTTTGGGATGACGTCGTCCACAACGCGACAGAAGGTAAAGACGTCTGAGACGTCAGTGAAGAAAGCGGCCGCATCGTCCTCGAGTCCGGCCGATTCTTCCGCAGCCGATAAGCCCGTCGCATCCGTGTTAAACAGCTcgagcgacgacgacacggTTGACATCGACCTCGGCGAACGCTGGTGGCTGCGTGCACAGTtttcgccgcggcagcatGCAAGTGCCCCCGTGCTGGACGAGACGTTCTCTgaccgcggcagcagctaTAGCCGCTCGCAAGCGAATACGggaacggaggaggagggcaagcTGTTCCAGCTGCACTTCAAGGTCCTAGAGAAGATCGGGTTTGGGGGCGAGGGGTCTGTGTTCTGCGTCGAGCACCGCGTGACACATGCACGGTACGCCATCAAGGCGATTCACATCCACGAGCAGGACGAGGAGCGAGTGGTGCAAGAGGCCGTCCTGCACAGCTCCTTCGACAACGCTAACGTGGTGCGCTTCTACTTTTGCTGGATCGAAGATATCGCCGTGTCGACCGCCAACCGCCTGGAGCTGTGCCAccacgacgaggacggaCTCGATGCAACATCGCTGGCCTACAGCGACAACTCACTCATGGTGTCCACATCCGACAACACAAACGGACACAGGACCGACCACGACACCGCCTCCAATGCTGGCGACACATACCACATGCTCTTCATTCAGATGGAGTACTTCCCACGCGGTACGCTAGCAGATTGGCTGCGTCTCCGCACCGGCTTCTTCCGGCTGGAGGTGCTACGCTACATGAAGCAAATCGGCGAAGGCTTGGCGTACTTGCACAACCAGGACGTGGTGCACCATGACTTGAAACCAACGAACATCTTCGTCTCCAACGACAACATTCTCAAGATCGGCGACTTTGGGCTCGCGAAACGACGCGGCAACGCTAACGGGAACGCTGGTGACTTGGCGTCGAATGTCGCGGGTGGCCAGCAGGAGAGGTCGGTCGTCGGCGGAAGCCCACTGTACTCGAGCCCAGAGCAGACACGTGGCGAACCGGTGAACAAGCCATCCGACATCTTCTCCCTCGGCATCATCGCAGTGGAGATGCTGTGCACCTTTACCACGCTGCACGAGCGCATTCGCATCTTGACCGATGCCCATCAGCTCATCTTACCTGAGGAGCTCGAGGCCGAGTTCCCTGACGAAGCGCAGTTGATCAAGTCTATGCTGGCGGCAAACCCGCTCCAGCGACCACCAATACGAAAGCTCCTTCGGCAGATCAACAAGCTCATTGTTGCGCTGGAGGCACAAGAGAGCGATGAAGAGGCCGAGAAGCTGCCGTCACCGACCCCtctcgacggcgccgagcGCTCGGAGTCGCGTAACGGCAATTACAAGGCCACCATCTCTGCTCTCGTCGACGACAGCGCGACAGCCATGGCAAGCAGGAAGACCGACAACATACCATTGAGCACaagcgtcgccgctgcgtcgtcgtcgggtGGTCGACCGGTTGCCACGGATCTCGCAAGCAGTGGCCATGTCGACTCCCTTGTGGAGGTCCAGGATTCCTTTCCGTCGCCGCTACGGGAGCCGAAGTCGCATGTGGGTTCGCTGCCCGTCTTCCCCAGTGAAGCCGCCACTGGTACCAGCGTTGCCGAAGCCTCGCCCATGGCAGTCACAACGTCAGCGCatgacagcgacgccgcttCTGTGGGAAAGCATATACCTAGCCGAGGGGACTCGCTTGCCTCTCTCCACGCCCCAGCGATGGTGAAGCGTGGTAACACGTaccaccaccgtcgtcgcgggTCGACCAGCCCGAACATGGAGGCGGAAATAAGCCGTCTGCAGATCTCTGAGATGGTCGCGCCCGGATCTGCGTCCCGACAAGAGTTTTTTGCAAATGACCCCTACGGGCTGCCCACAACCCCGGTAATGTACACAGAAGACGCTGATCTGTCCACTATCCTGAAGCGCGACCTACAGGATCGTACCGTCTCCGCGCCAGACTGA
- a CDS encoding putative NAD dependent deacetylase, translating to MKACRCITILTGAGISAESGISTFRDNDGLWCNHHVEDVASPDAFIRNPALVQLFYNERRRNLLLTSVTPNKAHVALARLEEELSGKRKVVIVTQNVDNLHERAGSKNVLHMHGELLKVRCTATGNVFEWQKDIVGDVDHCPDCGLLGTLRPHIVWFGEMPFCMDEIESILSKTDLFVAIGTSGNVYPAAGFVKRAQVYGATTLELNFQEGSNSMLFQESIYGKASEIVPAWVDRVLKESSKK from the coding sequence ATGAAAGCGTGCCGGTGTATCACCATcctcaccggcgccggcatCTCTGCTGAGTCGGGAATTTCCACATTTCGCGATAACGACGGGCTCTGGTGCAACCACCATGTGGAGGACGTAGCGTCTCCGGACGCCTTCATCAGAAACCCGGCTCTCGTCCAGCTCTTCTACAACGAGCGTCGCCGCAATCTTCTGCTAACCTCTGTCACGCCGAACAAGGCGCACGTGGCACTCGCCAGGTTAGAAGAGGAGCTGAGTGGAAAGAGGAAGGTCGTTATTGTCACTCAGAATGTGGACAACCTGCATGAGCGTGCCGGCTCGAAAAATGTACTGCACATGCATGGCGAGCTTCTGAAGGTCCGCTGCACAGCCACGGGGAACGTCTTTGAATGGCAGAAGGACATCGTGGGAGATGTGGACCACTGTCCCGACTGCGGCTTGCTTGGCACCTTGCGCCCGCACATTGTTTGGTTTGGTGAGATGCCGTTCTGCATGGACGAGATCGAGTCGATACTGTCGAAGACGGATCTCTTTGTTGCCATCGGCACCTCCGGAAACGTGTACCCCGCCGCCGGGTTTGTAAAACGGGCGCAGGTTTATGGTGCGACGACGCTTGAGCTGAATTTTCAGGAAGGATCCAACAGCATGCTCTTTCAGGAGTCCATCTATGGCAAAGCGAGCGAAATTGTGCCAGCTTGGGTGGACCGAGTGCTGAAAGAGAGCTCGAAAAAGTGA
- a CDS encoding putative cardiolipin synthetase — protein sequence MAVGAPSHVSREISLFERLQQRRVQLHTSANIKNKVRQAFLSVVTAYEQLFVAASKALEPSSQFLALSASTALPPSQPSSEASGSADVGATAAFYLDKMQHTFEEAKRYYNSTPFDQRWDDILSSLAVLGRISHGNVVVPFHDSAKAFESMWAAVKEAKERVYWQTYICKDDFIGQGTVRRLVQARQRGCDTELLYDCGGNISGRTRLTEELKQCGAKVIPYRPFFRSVATYFIKGLDWKRSPGIRNHRKILLVDATQGFCGGLNVGNEYCGKAAGGTGKFRDTHCGVIGPAAAHLAEVYRDTKEPHPWKYGWRRWRQIASQQITRRVKQGRMRMERNELYRAFQEERRRSGRRLQDVPSASMKVMRGRWNKQKNQLLTLMQWSRSGLSRETLLDREAVRHTQGQANMRAGETEVNLREGAAVSCAASAEFGVKVTSHVPRSFVVKDASDETTTSASPPPSELSTTAVGTRAEAPLASPAAVRSSGGKLNSARNSAMRRKLLAARREALSRATDLPHKRAYTDLLRRIPILDTEPVPEAQMYLRHREPMTQVLSCNPRYRDYSIQYAFWQVTRKCHRRIWITTPYYLPTRKLFSALVQAARRGVDVRLLAGSNQTTDPWFMWHASNYITERLLRAGVKIYEFQGQQIMHSKTVVVDSVWSSIGSYNWDLMSNRNLEVCLCHLDLEVAHSMETQFLQDLAQSVEVRLEDHKQRSLWLRFKSWLFYNFVFLLDRITFRSFANEDIVDAPGAPCD from the coding sequence ATGGCCGTTGGCGCACCGTCACATGTCTCCAGAGAAATCTCCCTTTTTgagcgcctccagcagcgtcgtgtgcagctgcacacctCGGCGAATATAAAGAATAAGGTGCGCCAAGCTTTTTTGTCGGTGGTCACCGCCTACGAGCAACTCTTCGTGGCTGCGTCGAAGGCGCTCGAGCCTTCGTCACAGTTCCTAGCCCTCTCGGCGTCGACGGCACTGCCCCCTTCCCAGCCTTCGTCTGAGGCAtccggcagcgccgatgtTGGTGCCACGGCGGCCTTCTACCTGGACAAGATGCAGCACACCTTTGAGGAGGCAAAGCGGTACTACAACAGCACTCCCTTTGACCAGCGCTGGGATGACATCCTCAGCTCCCTCGCCGTTCTTGGTCGCATATCGCATGGTAATGTCGTCGTCCCGTTTCACGACAGCGCCAAGGCATTCGAGAGCATGTGGGCCGCTGTCAAGGAAGCCAAAGAGCGGGTGTACTGGCAGACCTACATTTGCAAGGACGACTTCATTGGTCAAGGAACGGTACGTCGGCTCGTGCAGGCTCGCCAGCGCGGCTGCGACACGGAGCTCCTGTACGACTGCGGTGGCAACATCTCGGGGCGGACGCGGCTGACAGAGGAGCTGAAGCAGTGCGGCGCCAAGGTGATTCCGTACCGTCCCTTcttccgcagcgtcgccacgTACTTCATCAAAGGCCTAGACTGGAAGCGTAGTCCTGGTATCCGCAATCATCGCAAAATTTTGCTGGTCGACGCGACTCAGGGTTTCTGCGGCGGACTGAACGTCGGCAATGAGTACTGCGGCAAGGCAGCGGGCGGCACCGGTAAGTTCCGCGACACGCACTGCGGCGTCATCGGCCCAGCCGCAGCACACCTTGCGGAAGTATACAGAGATACGAAGGAGCCGCACCCTTGGAAGTAcggctggcggcgctggaggcagATCGCCTCCCAGCAAATCACGCGCCGTGTGAAGCAAGGGCGGATGCGCATGGAGCGTAACGAGCTGTATCGTGCCTTTCAGGAGGAGCGTCGGCGAAGCGGTCGCCGCTTGCAGGACGTGCCGTCGGCCTCGATGAAGGTCATGCGCGGGCGATGGAATAAGCAGAAGAATCAGCTGCTGACGCTGATGCAGTGGAGCCGCTCGGGGCTTTCGAGGGAAACCCTTCTTGACCGAGAGGCGGTGCGTCACACACAAGGGCAAGCAAACATGCGCGCAGGCGAAACGGAGGTAAATTTGAGAGAAGGGGCAGCGGTCAGCTGCGCTGCTTCGGCTGAATTTGGCGTCAAAGTCACCAGCCACGTACCCAGGTCCTTCGTCGTCAAGGACGCCAGCGACGAGACAACCAcatccgcctctccgccaccgTCCGAGTTATCAACGACGGCTGTTGGCACGCGTGCAGAGGCCCCGTTGGCGTCGCCCGCTGCCGTacgaagcagcggcggcaagcTGAACAGTGCGCGCAATTCCGCGATGCGTCGAAAACTGTTGGCCGCGCGACGCGAGGCACTCTCTAGGGCGACAGACCTGCCGCACAAACGCGCCTACACTGATCTGCTGCGGCGGATTCCGATTCTCGACACGGAGCCGGTCCCCGAGGCCCAGATGTATCTCCGACACCGTGAGCCCATGACACAAGTGCTCTCGTGCAATCCCCGCTACCGCGACTACTCCATTCAGTACGCCTTTTGGCAGGTGACGCGCAAGTGTCACCGCCGCATCTGGATCACGACTCCCTACTATCTCCCAACACGGAAGTTGTTCAGCGCCCTTGTTCAGGCCGCGCGTCGTGGCGTGGAtgtgcgcctgctcgccGGCAGCAACCAGACAACGGACCCGTGGTTCATGTGGCACGCGTCAAACTACATCACCGAGCGACTCCTCAGGGCTGGGGTGAAAATTTACGAGTTCCAAGGCCAGCAAATTATGCATTCCAAGACGGTGGTTGTGGATAGCGTGTGGAGCTCGATCGGAAGCTACAACTGGGACCTCATGAGCAACCGAAATCTAgaggtgtgtctgtgccacCTCGATCTTGAAGTAGCCCACTCGATGGAGACGCAGTTCTTGCAGGACCTCGCGCAGAGCGTGGAGGTGCGCCTGGAAGATCACAAGCAGCGGTCACTGTGGCTTCGCTTCAAGTCGTGGCTTTTTTACAACTTTGTGTTTCTGCTCGATCGTATCACATTCCGCTCCTTCGCCAACGAGGATATCGTGGACGCACCTGGGGCGCCATGCGACTGA
- a CDS encoding putative 8-oxoguanine DNA glycosylase, protein MTTSSTAALHSWRVLTSSLKAKVSLQMTLCGGQCFHWHRTPRGTFVGAIGDGVFELREAQCTAKLKKQELRRTASQPPVSTEAKQRHQANAPASTSEAVMGKSDCFSCCWIEYRRLWPLAHPVRLSGKGRTSPLPSSLRPTGASSAPTVGESDEEMLSRYLSLDVDLDKLWQEWTDSPETRRHPLVEYLVGNRLERQFLGSGHDQRVCEHDEAQANLYIPIRHVRQDLHSCLFSFLCSQNNNVTRITGMIYALSRAYGDHLCDVQLATGEVRAPRTSAADWRSKATQRKFQSAAAAIRRDTIAYPSLKPHSSSTNAPEWLSVYSFPSLEQLAAATEDTLRSLGFGYRSKYMVEAVSFIQTQLPPPELQDKKAVEGKMHSPPHLIRQHGACYRNGFYSAVLSHHSHHHQHQRDMLLLLPGVGRKVADCVALFALNRTHIVPVDTHMAQVAVEYLAAPRAVTAVGRKRSRRGCPLPEEEAHSPDNLLLEWRKQAEALKVKKGASPASVKAIGEHGSSAASPPRASRKTPLPPLYERHHNAIQDAFWKLFGNYAGWAHSILFYYRMRK, encoded by the coding sequence ATGACGACGTCGAGTACGGCTGCTCTGCACTCGTGGCGGGTGCTGACATCGTCTCTCAAAGCCAAGGTGAGTCTTCAAATGACGCTTTGCGGTGGCCAGTGCTTTCACTGGCACCGAACGCCGCGCGGCACGTTTGTTGGTGCCATTGGCGACGGCGTCTttgagctgcgcgaggcgcagTGCACTGCAAAGCTGAAAAAACAGGAACTGCGAAGGACCGCATCACAGCCGCCAGTGTCGACAgaggcgaagcagcggcaccaggcGAACGCTCCTGCATCCACCTCGGAGGCTGTCATGGGCAAGAGCGACTGCTTCTCATGCTGCTGGATAGAGTACCGGCGACTATGGCCGCTAGCTCACCCAGTGCGCCTCAGTGGCAAGGGTCGCACGAGCCCACTCCCATCATCATTGCGGCCCACAGGTGCATCATCAGCGCCCACCGTAGGGGAGAGTGACGAGGAGATGCTGAGTCgctatctctctctcgatgtCGATCTTGACAAACTGTGGCAGGAGTGGACCGACTCGCCAGAGACTCGCAGGCATCCCCTCGTGGAATACCTCGTCGGCAATCGCCTTGAGCGACAATTCTTGGGCAGCGGTCACGACCAGCGTGTTTGCGAGCACGACGAAGCACAGGCAAACCTGTACATTCCCATCCGTCATGTTCGGCAGGATTTGCACTCTtgtctcttctccttcctgTGCTCGCAAAACAACAACGTCACGCGCATCACAGGCATGATCTACGCACTCTCCCGCGCCTACGGCGACCACCTATGTGACGTCCAACTCGCCACTGGTGAGGTGCGAGCACCGCGGACGTCGGCTGCTGATTGGCGGTCCAAGGCGACACAAAGGAAATTCCagtcggccgccgccgcaatcAGGAGAGACACCATTGCATATCCGTCGCTGAAGCCGCACAGCTCAAGCACCAACGCTCCGGAATGGCTTTCGGTGTACAGCTTCCCCTCActcgagcagctggcggctgccacggaggacacgctgcgcagcctCGGCTTTGGCTACCGCAGCAAGTACATGGTTGAGGCTGTCAGCTTTATCCAGACGCAGTTGCCTCCACCGGAGCTCCAGGACAAAAAGGCGGTGGAAGGGAAGATGCACTCCCCTCCGCACCTAATACGGCAACATGGGGCGTGCTATCGAAACGGCTTCTACTCTGCTGTGCTGAGCcaccacagccaccaccaccagcatcAACGGGACatgctgcttctcctgccGGGCGTGGGGCGCAAAGTGGCAGACTGCGTGGCGCTCTTCGCGCTGAACCGCACCCACATTGTCCCCGTGGACACGCACATGGCGCAAGTTGCGGTCGAGTACCTTGCAGCCCCACGCGCCGTGACGGCGGTGGGTCGTAAGCGTTCTCGTCGAGGGTGTCCGTTGCCCGAAGAGGAAGCCCACTCACCAGATAATTTGCTGCTGGAGTGGAGGAAGCAGGCGGAGGCTCTCAAGGTGAAGAAAGGCGCGTCGCCAGCGTCGGTAAAGGCAATAGGGGAACACGGAAGCTCCGCAGCGTCCCCGCCGCGTGCCTCACGAAAAACGCCTCTCCCACCGTTGTACGAGCGGCATCATAACGCCATTCAGGACGCCTTCTGGAAGCTGTTTGGCAACTATGCTGGGTGGGCTCACAGCATTCTCTTCTACTACCGCATGCGCAAGTGA
- a CDS encoding ubiquitin-like protein, translating to MTFSFSVISTTGQRISISVLGPDNTVGDIKAKLEETEGIPQKMIMLVHSGRKLEDNATLEECNIHAGVTINMVLALRAGR from the coding sequence ATGACCTTCTCTTTTAGCGTTATCTCGACCACAGGGCAGCGGATCTCGATCTCTGTACTCGGTCCGGATAACACCGTAGGTGACATTAAGGCGAAACTTGAGGAGACGGAAGGCATTCCGCAGAAGATGATCATGCTGGTGCACTCTGGTCGAAAACTGGAAGACAACGCAACCCTGGAGGAGTGCAACATACACGCTGGCGTCACAATCAATATGGTGCTGGCTCTGCGTGCAGGTCGCTGA